A stretch of Campylobacter volucris DNA encodes these proteins:
- a CDS encoding DUF5644 domain-containing protein — MKIILRIFRFDKNSDYLAYYKPYVYDSDDFQSVYDLLLQVKKDDIYFDFDENSESCIKINQIAIRQRRNLKNIIQEFGTELIIEPLDTKRAIKDLIMDKSDFYDKLHLFDGLIDTHDIELYKQYDFLYYTSEVREFLPQYLGDSFFIFAYKMLLKYPDKTPQFLKLVANEENGIYYHTTFKNFISFNESDYEAYIKELKKMLVKAGYARSIF; from the coding sequence ATGAAAATCATTTTAAGAATTTTTCGTTTTGATAAAAATAGTGATTATTTAGCTTATTATAAGCCTTATGTTTATGATAGCGATGATTTTCAAAGCGTTTATGATCTACTTTTACAAGTAAAAAAAGATGATATATATTTTGATTTTGATGAAAACTCTGAAAGTTGTATCAAAATCAATCAAATAGCAATCAGACAAAGAAGAAATTTAAAAAATATTATCCAAGAATTTGGAACAGAACTTATCATAGAACCGCTTGATACCAAAAGAGCTATTAAAGATCTCATCATGGATAAAAGTGATTTTTATGACAAACTTCATTTATTTGATGGTCTAATAGATACTCATGATATAGAACTTTATAAACAATATGATTTTTTATATTACACAAGTGAGGTTAGGGAATTTTTACCTCAATACTTAGGAGATAGCTTTTTTATATTTGCATACAAAATGTTGCTAAAATATCCTGATAAAACTCCTCAATTTTTAAAATTAGTTGCCAATGAAGAAAATGGAATTTACTATCATACAACTTTTAAAAATTTTATTTCATTTAATGAATCAGACTATGAAGCTTACATTAAAGAGCTTAAAAAAATGCTTGTTAAAGCAGGCTATGCAAGAAGTATATTTTAA
- a CDS encoding thiamine-phosphate kinase, translated as MDKEKLIIKAFANPINGDDGAVVDGYCYSKDLFCENVHFKRSWMSLEQIGAKAMLVNISDAIVMNSTPKYVLLGLSLPKDISFDEVKKLQNGLLKEAKKFDIQIIGGDTISDDKINISLTLISKINQKAIYRKGLKKGDLLAFSGKLGDSIKGLKILQNGFFLHSNHRSIRPNLKQKFFYDIAKKIRVSMDISDGLNKDLSRMLAINRLSVTFLKKLNFFELNSAEEYEILFAFDKKYKAYIKNMAKKHRVKLNIFAKTKTGRYKYYGKEHHF; from the coding sequence ATGGATAAGGAAAAATTGATTATTAAAGCTTTTGCTAATCCTATCAATGGCGATGATGGAGCTGTTGTTGATGGGTATTGTTATTCTAAAGATTTATTTTGTGAAAATGTTCATTTTAAAAGATCATGGATGAGTTTAGAGCAAATTGGAGCAAAGGCTATGCTTGTTAATATTTCTGATGCAATTGTAATGAATTCAACTCCAAAATATGTTCTTTTAGGACTTTCATTGCCAAAGGATATTTCTTTTGATGAGGTAAAAAAACTTCAAAATGGTTTGCTTAAAGAAGCAAAAAAATTTGATATACAAATCATTGGTGGTGATACAATTTCTGATGATAAAATCAATATTTCTTTAACCCTTATTTCTAAAATCAACCAAAAAGCTATCTATCGTAAAGGTTTAAAAAAAGGCGATCTTTTAGCTTTTAGTGGAAAATTAGGTGATAGTATTAAGGGTTTAAAAATTTTACAAAATGGATTTTTCTTACATTCTAACCATCGCTCTATAAGGCCCAATTTAAAACAAAAATTTTTTTACGATATAGCTAAAAAAATAAGAGTAAGTATGGATATATCAGATGGTTTGAATAAAGATTTATCAAGAATGCTTGCTATAAATCGCTTAAGTGTTACATTTTTAAAAAAATTAAATTTCTTTGAATTAAATAGTGCAGAAGAATATGAAATTTTATTTGCATTTGATAAAAAATATAAAGCTTATATTAAAAATATGGCAAAAAAACATAGAGTAAAATTAAATATTTTTGCCAAAACTAAAACTGGAAGGTATAAATATTATGGAAAAGAACACCATTTTTAA
- the truD gene encoding tRNA pseudouridine(13) synthase TruD, translating into MNIMEKNTIFKPLYALKHSLIDVYFSKNSNDFVVREKPLYEFSGKGEHLILHIQKKDLSTSEALRILSEQSGVKIRDFGYCGLKDKQGLTTQYISMPKKFEENLKNFKHEKMKILETFIHDNKLRIGHLKGNSFFIRLKKVSSVDALKIEQAFNNLKIQGFANYFGYQRFGKFQDNFLQGLEILQGKKIKNKKMQEFLISAFQSELFNRYLSKRVEISHFMQEFSEKEIKQIYTFNTQEYKNLKQQKQFFKLLQGEVLGHYPFGKCFICENLEDEVQRFIQKDISAMGLLIGAKAYESQNDSLALKIEDGIFSDFYKYKAQMQGSRRFLWSYMQDCKYHYDEEKAHFILEFFLQKGSYATVVLEEILHKDINE; encoded by the coding sequence ATAAATATTATGGAAAAGAACACCATTTTTAAACCACTTTATGCTTTAAAGCATAGCCTTATTGATGTATATTTTTCCAAAAATAGCAATGATTTTGTGGTTAGAGAAAAACCCTTGTATGAATTTAGTGGTAAGGGTGAGCATCTTATTTTACATATACAAAAAAAAGATTTAAGCACAAGCGAGGCTTTAAGAATTTTAAGTGAGCAAAGTGGTGTGAAAATAAGAGATTTTGGATATTGTGGATTAAAAGACAAGCAAGGTTTAACCACGCAATATATCTCAATGCCTAAAAAATTTGAAGAAAATTTAAAAAATTTTAAACACGAAAAAATGAAAATTTTAGAAACTTTTATCCATGATAATAAACTTCGTATAGGTCATTTAAAAGGAAATTCATTTTTTATAAGATTAAAAAAAGTTTCTAGTGTGGATGCGCTTAAGATAGAGCAAGCTTTTAATAATTTAAAAATTCAAGGTTTTGCTAATTATTTTGGCTATCAGCGTTTTGGAAAATTTCAGGATAATTTTTTGCAAGGTTTGGAAATTTTACAAGGCAAAAAAATAAAAAATAAAAAAATGCAAGAATTTTTAATTTCTGCTTTTCAAAGTGAGCTTTTTAATAGATATTTGAGTAAAAGAGTGGAAATTTCTCATTTTATGCAAGAATTTAGTGAAAAAGAAATCAAACAAATTTATACCTTTAATACACAAGAATACAAAAATTTAAAACAGCAAAAACAATTTTTTAAATTGCTTCAAGGGGAAGTTTTAGGTCATTATCCTTTTGGAAAATGTTTTATTTGTGAAAATTTAGAAGATGAGGTGCAAAGATTTATACAAAAAGACATTAGCGCTATGGGGCTTTTAATTGGAGCAAAAGCTTATGAGAGTCAAAATGATAGCTTAGCTTTAAAAATAGAAGATGGAATTTTTAGTGATTTTTATAAGTATAAAGCTCAAATGCAAGGTTCTAGGCGATTTTTATGGTCATATATGCAAGATTGTAAGTATCATTATGATGAAGAAAAGGCTCATTTTATTTTAGAATTTTTCTTGCAAAAAGGTTCTTATGCAACTGTAGTTTTAGAGGAGATTTTGCACAAAGACATTAACGAATAA
- a CDS encoding DUF2325 domain-containing protein, producing the protein MSVLVIGADEITPIKAVLTNLGAKDIEHWDARNENRVNRKPIPQNTQCIVMLTSFLNHNTMKKIKTEAKKRNIPLVCAKRSVSCVYCEYCKVFGLDQEYKCAKKG; encoded by the coding sequence ATGTCAGTTTTGGTTATTGGTGCAGATGAGATCACCCCTATTAAGGCAGTTTTAACAAATTTAGGTGCAAAAGATATAGAACATTGGGATGCTAGAAATGAAAATAGGGTAAATAGAAAACCTATCCCGCAAAACACACAATGTATTGTTATGCTTACAAGTTTTTTAAATCATAATACTATGAAAAAAATCAAAACAGAAGCTAAAAAAAGAAATATACCATTAGTATGTGCTAAACGAAGTGTTAGTTGTGTGTATTGTGAGTATTGTAAGGTATTTGGATTAGATCAAGAGTATAAATGTGCAAAAAAAGGATAA
- the fldA gene encoding flavodoxin FldA, producing MSVAVIFGSSMGNTEGAANMIAEKLGISDVLNIADIDADKINSYDKLICGTSTWGSGDLQDDWDGFDFSKLNLSGKTVAVFGMGDSESYSDTYCSGMGKLAQGLKSAGANLVGAVSTGGYTFEASDAVEGDKFVGLALDNDNHEDLTENRINTWIEQIKPSFS from the coding sequence ATGTCAGTAGCAGTAATTTTTGGAAGTTCTATGGGGAACACAGAAGGTGCAGCTAATATGATCGCTGAAAAATTAGGTATTTCTGATGTATTAAATATCGCAGATATTGATGCGGATAAGATTAATTCTTATGATAAATTAATTTGCGGAACTTCTACTTGGGGAAGTGGTGATTTACAAGATGATTGGGATGGATTTGATTTTTCAAAATTAAATCTTAGCGGTAAAACAGTAGCGGTTTTTGGTATGGGAGATAGCGAGAGTTATTCTGATACATATTGTAGCGGTATGGGAAAACTAGCTCAAGGGCTTAAATCAGCTGGTGCAAATTTAGTAGGTGCGGTTTCAACTGGAGGTTATACTTTTGAAGCAAGCGATGCGGTTGAAGGCGATAAATTTGTAGGATTAGCATTAGATAATGACAATCATGAAGATTTAACTGAAAATAGAATTAATACTTGGATAGAACAAATCAAACCTTCTTTTTCTTAA
- a CDS encoding pyridoxine 5'-phosphate oxidase family protein, whose product MHEKIQDFILSQKVLSLGILDDDQGVYCASCYYAFDVKNLALIFASHSHTKHIQLAYKYPNISANIAYDNNTLKFIKGLQIKAIFKEATKEQEKIYFKKFAFAKFSDANLYALEIQWAKYTDNQILLNKKLEFKRCL is encoded by the coding sequence ATGCATGAAAAAATTCAAGATTTTATTCTTTCACAAAAAGTTCTAAGCTTAGGCATTCTTGATGATGATCAAGGAGTTTATTGTGCAAGTTGTTACTATGCTTTTGATGTAAAAAATTTAGCTTTAATTTTTGCAAGTCATTCTCATACAAAACACATACAACTTGCTTATAAATATCCAAATATTTCAGCAAATATTGCTTATGATAACAACACATTAAAATTTATCAAAGGACTTCAAATCAAAGCAATTTTCAAAGAAGCAACAAAAGAACAAGAAAAAATATATTTTAAAAAATTTGCCTTTGCTAAATTTAGTGATGCAAATTTATACGCGCTAGAAATTCAATGGGCAAAATATACAGATAATCAAATTTTATTAAATAAAAAATTAGAATTTAAAAGATGCCTATAA